A single region of the Ziziphus jujuba cultivar Dongzao chromosome 10, ASM3175591v1 genome encodes:
- the LOC107404183 gene encoding lysM domain receptor-like kinase 3 — protein sequence MCKSKMAIDAAQPSPTTRTSRSQPTQSPRNQGPQRPTFASSSSSVEPPSTSNTSSAQYTSTSNYKLSSDTSSSSRTSLSSLRESLPETPHIYDFNEICSATNNFLAKRFASASSSTPSWRCTLRGKDVIVFQRKFRRKTETSELRALLSLICRSHHSSIVKILGASVSGDHIYLVYEFIYGANLADCLRNQRNPNFTVLSTWMSRMQIAADLAHGLDYIHNKTGLSINLVHNHIKSSSVVVTEPLFNAKICHFGAAQLCGESIGSEERKPFSTGKGKIGEISEESDESDLKESKLKRSDSRKMQFEGVRGYMSPEYQRTGEATQKSDVYAFGVVILELLSGEEPFRFKFDKTKRDFIRMSVIESAKSAIFGDGDGGGGGGPVEGRFRYWVDRRLKDSYPVEVAQKLTRVALECVHVDPDQRPNMGRVAGKISKLYLSSKTWSDNVKVPTEISVSLAPR from the coding sequence ATGTGTAAATCTAAAATGGCGATCGACGCCGCCCAACCCAGCCCAACTACTCGAACCTCGCGAAGCCAACCGACCCAATCCCCAAGAAATCAAGGACCGCAAAGACCGACCTTcgcatcttcttcttcttccgtCGAACCACCCTCCACTTCCAACACCTCCAGTGCGCAATACACCTCCACTTCCAACTACAAGCTCTCTTCCGATACCTCCTCCTCCAGCCGTACCTCGCTCTCCAGCCTCCGCGAGAGCCTTCCCGAAACCCCTCACATCTACGATTTCAACGAGATCTGCTCCGCAACCAACAATTTCCTCGCCAAGCGCTTCGCCTCCGCTTCCTCTTCGACTCCGTCTTGGCGGTGTACTCTCCGCGGCAAGGATGTGATCGTGTTCCAACGGAAGTTCCGTCGAAAGACCGAGACATCGGAGCTCAGGGCGTTGCTCTCGTTGATCTGCCGGAGTCACCACTCCAGTATAGTCAAAATCCTCGGCGCATCGGTCTCCGGCGACCATATCTACTTGGTGTACGAATTCATATATGGGGCAAACCTAGCGGATTGTCTGAGAAACCAGAGGAACCCTAATTTTACGGTGCTGTCGACATGGATGTCCAGAATGCAGATAGCTGCGGACCTCGCTCATGGCCTCGATTACATTCACAACAAGACCGGCTTGAGTATAAACCTTGTTCACAATCACATCAAGAGCAGCAGCGTTGTGGTGACCGAGCCTTTATTTAATGCCAAGATTTGCCATTTCGGTGCCGCGCAGTTGTGCGGGGAGAGCATTGGAAGTGAAGAACGGAAGCCATTTTCAACAGGAAAGGGAAAAATCGGTGAGATATCGGAGGAGAGCGATGAGTCCGATCTGAAAGAATCGAAACTGAAGCGGTCCGATAGCCGGAAAATGCAATTCGAAGGCGTGAGGGGATACATGTCGCCGGAATATCAGCGGACGGGGGAGGCGACGCAGAAGTCCGACGTGTACGCGTTTGGCGTCGTGATCTTGGAGCTTTTGTCTGGCGAAGAGCCATTCAGGTTCAAATTCGATAAGACGAAACGTGATTTCATCAGGATGTCGGTGATCGAGTCAGCGAAATCGGCGATCTTCGGCGATGGtgacggtggtggtggtggtggaccTGTGGAGGGAAGGTTTAGGTACTGGGTAGATAGGAGGCTGAAAGACTCCTACCCGGTAGAGGTGGCCCAGAAGCTTACACGTGTTGCATTAGAATGCGTACACGTGGATCCAGATCAGCGGCCTAACATGGGACGCGTCGCAGGAAAGATATCGAAGCTTTATTTGTCGTCGAAGACTTGGTCCGACAATGTAAAAGTTCCTACAGAGATTTCGGTGTCGTTGGCCCCGCGGTAA
- the LOC107404186 gene encoding uncharacterized protein LOC107404186 isoform X4 gives MSKLASDAIPNMFTCKPYKVDPDIPFFTASEDEPGGIEHFLGEPECKDDLVNNLLDLDMFQIQKCFDVEDISGTFDGEIRLDSDTMRPNLTQGEGENLEFLYEMFQGSNNGDVRGQNTLSTSEEFLLDAKYADDTFKLDHGPCKDSYLGNVALQTQSPGIHKRDSASEILDLSSVGDPVFKCMNNHSSLHDHIAVEEVNEAFKNMSEYETSVMDSKWLQQHEIFGLKNYFEMENGLSLMKFDLTTIEHEGNHQVKRKRLTGSELLKTMNSDVRKVELFSFDGEDKAEPLVTQKRSRKPPRRYIEESLDYSSKSSNRKCGMAYRRSKDQFLHVKSQKQKWQNEFQAVQVFPQEDSFDGNCIQVPFDLPMEREHSKKNESFLVKDAEDCKDNRLLCPVDKLDVEALSAESQEDVSEDECMARSYAKGGGRRKRHISWTPSEVVKLVEGVSQCGVGRWTEIKRLLFSSSSHRTSVDLKDKWRNLLRASCTQLQIKEKVENGRKQATNHIPESVLWRVRELAIMHPYPRESRSKVSCTAPAVSSFTAATDNTLVPLSTAV, from the exons ATGAG CAAGCTGGCTTCTGATGCTATTCCAAACATGTTCACCTGTAAACCTTACAAG GTCGACCCAGATATACCATTTTTTACTGCCTCGGAAGATGAACCCGGAGGCATTGAACATTTCCTAGGAGAACCTGAATGTAAGGATGACTTGGTTAACAATCTTCTTGATTTGGATATGTTCCAAATCCAGAAATGCTTTGATGTTGAAGATATTTCAGGCACTTTTGATGGTGAGATAAGACTTGATAGTG ATACAATGCGTCCTAATCTCACCCAAGGAGAAGGGGAAAATCTAGAA tttcTTTATGAGATGTTTCAAGGAAGCAATAATGGGGATGTCCGAGGACAAAATACTCTCTCAACAAGTGAAGAATTTCTTTTGG ATGCCAAATATGCTGATGACACTTTCAAATTGGATCATGGTCCTTGCAAAGATTCTTATCTGGGAAATGTTGCATTGCAAACTCAGTCACCAGGAATCCATAAAAGAGACTCTGCTAGTGAGATATTAGATTTATCTTCTGTGGGTGATCCGGTGTTTAAATGTATGAACAACCACTCTTCTTTACATGACCATATTGCTGTTGAAGAAGTAAATGAGGCTTTCAAGAATATGTCTGAATATGAAACTTCTGTAATGGACAGTAAATGGCTGCAACAACATGAAATATTTGGTTTGAAGAATTATTTTGAGATGGAAAATGGTCTGAGCCTCATGAAATTTGATTTAACAACCATTGAACATGAAG GAAACCATCAGGTTAAAAGGAAGAGGCTTACAGGTTCTGAATTGTTGAAGACTATGAATTCTGACGTTAGAAAAGTTGAACTATTTTCCTTTGATGGAGAAGATAAAGCAGAACCACTTGTCACACAAAAGAGATCAAGAAAACCACCTAGGAGATATATTGAAGAATCACTGGATTATAGTTCAAAATCTTCTAATAGAAAATGTGGAATGGCTTATAGAAGGTCTAAGGATCAGTTTCTGCATGTTAAATCTCAAAAGCAAAAGTGGCAGAATGAATTTCAAGCAGTACAAGTGTTTCCGCAGGAAGATTCTTTTGATGGAAATTGTATTCAAGTTCCATTTGATCTTCCGATGGAAAGAGAGCACTCAAAGAAAAATGAATCATTTCTG GTTAAGGATGCTGAGGATTGCAAGGACAATAGACTTTTATGTCCAGTTGACAAACTTGATGTGGAGGCTTTGTCAGCAGAGTCACAAGAAGATGTATCTGAAGATGAGTGTATGGCAAGGAGCTATGCAAAAGGTGGCGGTCGGAGAAAGCGTCATATTTCATGGACTCCTTCTGAAGTGGTGAAGTTAGTTGAAGGTGTTTCTCAGTGTGGAGTTGGGAGATGGACTGAAATAAAAAGACTGCTTTTCTCATCATCATCGCATCGCACATCTGTAGATCTTAAg GACAAATGGCGAAATCTTTTGCGTGCTAGCTGCACCCAGTTGCAGATCAAGGAAAAG GTTGAGAATGGAAGAAAGCAAGCAACGAATCACATACCAGAATCAGTTCTGTGGCGGGTTAGGGAGTTGGCCATCATGCATCCATATCCAAGGGAAAGTAGGTCCAAGGTGTCCTGCACTGCCCCTGCTGTCTCATCCTTCACAGCCGCCACCGATAATACATTGGTTCCCCTGTCAACTGCCGTCTGA
- the LOC107404186 gene encoding uncharacterized protein LOC107404186 isoform X2 yields the protein MSKLASDAIPNMFTCKPYKVDPDIPFFTASEDEPGGIEHFLGEPECKDDLVNNLLDLDMFQIQKCFDVEDISGTFDDTMRPNLTQGEGENLEFLYEMFQGSNNGDVRGQNTLSTSEEFLLDAKYADDTFKLDHGPCKDSYLGNVALQTQSPGIHKRDSASEILDLSSVGDPVFKCMNNHSSLHDHIAVEEVNEAFKNMSEYETSVMDSKWLQQHEIFGLKNYFEMENGLSLMKFDLTTIEHEGKTSSNIDYAASTTEPVIRTLNNENISGNHQVKRKRLTGSELLKTMNSDVRKVELFSFDGEDKAEPLVTQKRSRKPPRRYIEESLDYSSKSSNRKCGMAYRRSKDQFLHVKSQKQKWQNEFQAVQVFPQEDSFDGNCIQVPFDLPMEREHSKKNESFLVKDAEDCKDNRLLCPVDKLDVEALSAESQEDVSEDECMARSYAKGGGRRKRHISWTPSEVVKLVEGVSQCGVGRWTEIKRLLFSSSSHRTSVDLKDKWRNLLRASCTQLQIKEKVENGRKQATNHIPESVLWRVRELAIMHPYPRESRSKVSCTAPAVSSFTAATDNTLVPLSTAV from the exons ATGAG CAAGCTGGCTTCTGATGCTATTCCAAACATGTTCACCTGTAAACCTTACAAG GTCGACCCAGATATACCATTTTTTACTGCCTCGGAAGATGAACCCGGAGGCATTGAACATTTCCTAGGAGAACCTGAATGTAAGGATGACTTGGTTAACAATCTTCTTGATTTGGATATGTTCCAAATCCAGAAATGCTTTGATGTTGAAGATATTTCAGGCACTTTTGATG ATACAATGCGTCCTAATCTCACCCAAGGAGAAGGGGAAAATCTAGAA tttcTTTATGAGATGTTTCAAGGAAGCAATAATGGGGATGTCCGAGGACAAAATACTCTCTCAACAAGTGAAGAATTTCTTTTGG ATGCCAAATATGCTGATGACACTTTCAAATTGGATCATGGTCCTTGCAAAGATTCTTATCTGGGAAATGTTGCATTGCAAACTCAGTCACCAGGAATCCATAAAAGAGACTCTGCTAGTGAGATATTAGATTTATCTTCTGTGGGTGATCCGGTGTTTAAATGTATGAACAACCACTCTTCTTTACATGACCATATTGCTGTTGAAGAAGTAAATGAGGCTTTCAAGAATATGTCTGAATATGAAACTTCTGTAATGGACAGTAAATGGCTGCAACAACATGAAATATTTGGTTTGAAGAATTATTTTGAGATGGAAAATGGTCTGAGCCTCATGAAATTTGATTTAACAACCATTGAACATGAAGGTAAAACCTCTTCCAATATAGATTATGCTGCAAGTACTACTGAACCTGTAATAAGAACTTTGAACAATGAAAATATATCAGGAAACCATCAGGTTAAAAGGAAGAGGCTTACAGGTTCTGAATTGTTGAAGACTATGAATTCTGACGTTAGAAAAGTTGAACTATTTTCCTTTGATGGAGAAGATAAAGCAGAACCACTTGTCACACAAAAGAGATCAAGAAAACCACCTAGGAGATATATTGAAGAATCACTGGATTATAGTTCAAAATCTTCTAATAGAAAATGTGGAATGGCTTATAGAAGGTCTAAGGATCAGTTTCTGCATGTTAAATCTCAAAAGCAAAAGTGGCAGAATGAATTTCAAGCAGTACAAGTGTTTCCGCAGGAAGATTCTTTTGATGGAAATTGTATTCAAGTTCCATTTGATCTTCCGATGGAAAGAGAGCACTCAAAGAAAAATGAATCATTTCTG GTTAAGGATGCTGAGGATTGCAAGGACAATAGACTTTTATGTCCAGTTGACAAACTTGATGTGGAGGCTTTGTCAGCAGAGTCACAAGAAGATGTATCTGAAGATGAGTGTATGGCAAGGAGCTATGCAAAAGGTGGCGGTCGGAGAAAGCGTCATATTTCATGGACTCCTTCTGAAGTGGTGAAGTTAGTTGAAGGTGTTTCTCAGTGTGGAGTTGGGAGATGGACTGAAATAAAAAGACTGCTTTTCTCATCATCATCGCATCGCACATCTGTAGATCTTAAg GACAAATGGCGAAATCTTTTGCGTGCTAGCTGCACCCAGTTGCAGATCAAGGAAAAG GTTGAGAATGGAAGAAAGCAAGCAACGAATCACATACCAGAATCAGTTCTGTGGCGGGTTAGGGAGTTGGCCATCATGCATCCATATCCAAGGGAAAGTAGGTCCAAGGTGTCCTGCACTGCCCCTGCTGTCTCATCCTTCACAGCCGCCACCGATAATACATTGGTTCCCCTGTCAACTGCCGTCTGA
- the LOC107404186 gene encoding uncharacterized protein LOC107404186 isoform X1: MSKLASDAIPNMFTCKPYKVDPDIPFFTASEDEPGGIEHFLGEPECKDDLVNNLLDLDMFQIQKCFDVEDISGTFDGEIRLDSDTMRPNLTQGEGENLEFLYEMFQGSNNGDVRGQNTLSTSEEFLLDAKYADDTFKLDHGPCKDSYLGNVALQTQSPGIHKRDSASEILDLSSVGDPVFKCMNNHSSLHDHIAVEEVNEAFKNMSEYETSVMDSKWLQQHEIFGLKNYFEMENGLSLMKFDLTTIEHEGKTSSNIDYAASTTEPVIRTLNNENISGNHQVKRKRLTGSELLKTMNSDVRKVELFSFDGEDKAEPLVTQKRSRKPPRRYIEESLDYSSKSSNRKCGMAYRRSKDQFLHVKSQKQKWQNEFQAVQVFPQEDSFDGNCIQVPFDLPMEREHSKKNESFLVKDAEDCKDNRLLCPVDKLDVEALSAESQEDVSEDECMARSYAKGGGRRKRHISWTPSEVVKLVEGVSQCGVGRWTEIKRLLFSSSSHRTSVDLKDKWRNLLRASCTQLQIKEKVENGRKQATNHIPESVLWRVRELAIMHPYPRESRSKVSCTAPAVSSFTAATDNTLVPLSTAV; encoded by the exons ATGAG CAAGCTGGCTTCTGATGCTATTCCAAACATGTTCACCTGTAAACCTTACAAG GTCGACCCAGATATACCATTTTTTACTGCCTCGGAAGATGAACCCGGAGGCATTGAACATTTCCTAGGAGAACCTGAATGTAAGGATGACTTGGTTAACAATCTTCTTGATTTGGATATGTTCCAAATCCAGAAATGCTTTGATGTTGAAGATATTTCAGGCACTTTTGATGGTGAGATAAGACTTGATAGTG ATACAATGCGTCCTAATCTCACCCAAGGAGAAGGGGAAAATCTAGAA tttcTTTATGAGATGTTTCAAGGAAGCAATAATGGGGATGTCCGAGGACAAAATACTCTCTCAACAAGTGAAGAATTTCTTTTGG ATGCCAAATATGCTGATGACACTTTCAAATTGGATCATGGTCCTTGCAAAGATTCTTATCTGGGAAATGTTGCATTGCAAACTCAGTCACCAGGAATCCATAAAAGAGACTCTGCTAGTGAGATATTAGATTTATCTTCTGTGGGTGATCCGGTGTTTAAATGTATGAACAACCACTCTTCTTTACATGACCATATTGCTGTTGAAGAAGTAAATGAGGCTTTCAAGAATATGTCTGAATATGAAACTTCTGTAATGGACAGTAAATGGCTGCAACAACATGAAATATTTGGTTTGAAGAATTATTTTGAGATGGAAAATGGTCTGAGCCTCATGAAATTTGATTTAACAACCATTGAACATGAAGGTAAAACCTCTTCCAATATAGATTATGCTGCAAGTACTACTGAACCTGTAATAAGAACTTTGAACAATGAAAATATATCAGGAAACCATCAGGTTAAAAGGAAGAGGCTTACAGGTTCTGAATTGTTGAAGACTATGAATTCTGACGTTAGAAAAGTTGAACTATTTTCCTTTGATGGAGAAGATAAAGCAGAACCACTTGTCACACAAAAGAGATCAAGAAAACCACCTAGGAGATATATTGAAGAATCACTGGATTATAGTTCAAAATCTTCTAATAGAAAATGTGGAATGGCTTATAGAAGGTCTAAGGATCAGTTTCTGCATGTTAAATCTCAAAAGCAAAAGTGGCAGAATGAATTTCAAGCAGTACAAGTGTTTCCGCAGGAAGATTCTTTTGATGGAAATTGTATTCAAGTTCCATTTGATCTTCCGATGGAAAGAGAGCACTCAAAGAAAAATGAATCATTTCTG GTTAAGGATGCTGAGGATTGCAAGGACAATAGACTTTTATGTCCAGTTGACAAACTTGATGTGGAGGCTTTGTCAGCAGAGTCACAAGAAGATGTATCTGAAGATGAGTGTATGGCAAGGAGCTATGCAAAAGGTGGCGGTCGGAGAAAGCGTCATATTTCATGGACTCCTTCTGAAGTGGTGAAGTTAGTTGAAGGTGTTTCTCAGTGTGGAGTTGGGAGATGGACTGAAATAAAAAGACTGCTTTTCTCATCATCATCGCATCGCACATCTGTAGATCTTAAg GACAAATGGCGAAATCTTTTGCGTGCTAGCTGCACCCAGTTGCAGATCAAGGAAAAG GTTGAGAATGGAAGAAAGCAAGCAACGAATCACATACCAGAATCAGTTCTGTGGCGGGTTAGGGAGTTGGCCATCATGCATCCATATCCAAGGGAAAGTAGGTCCAAGGTGTCCTGCACTGCCCCTGCTGTCTCATCCTTCACAGCCGCCACCGATAATACATTGGTTCCCCTGTCAACTGCCGTCTGA
- the LOC107404186 gene encoding uncharacterized protein LOC107404186 isoform X3: MFTCKPYKVDPDIPFFTASEDEPGGIEHFLGEPECKDDLVNNLLDLDMFQIQKCFDVEDISGTFDGEIRLDSDTMRPNLTQGEGENLEFLYEMFQGSNNGDVRGQNTLSTSEEFLLDAKYADDTFKLDHGPCKDSYLGNVALQTQSPGIHKRDSASEILDLSSVGDPVFKCMNNHSSLHDHIAVEEVNEAFKNMSEYETSVMDSKWLQQHEIFGLKNYFEMENGLSLMKFDLTTIEHEGKTSSNIDYAASTTEPVIRTLNNENISGNHQVKRKRLTGSELLKTMNSDVRKVELFSFDGEDKAEPLVTQKRSRKPPRRYIEESLDYSSKSSNRKCGMAYRRSKDQFLHVKSQKQKWQNEFQAVQVFPQEDSFDGNCIQVPFDLPMEREHSKKNESFLVKDAEDCKDNRLLCPVDKLDVEALSAESQEDVSEDECMARSYAKGGGRRKRHISWTPSEVVKLVEGVSQCGVGRWTEIKRLLFSSSSHRTSVDLKDKWRNLLRASCTQLQIKEKVENGRKQATNHIPESVLWRVRELAIMHPYPRESRSKVSCTAPAVSSFTAATDNTLVPLSTAV; this comes from the exons ATGTTCACCTGTAAACCTTACAAG GTCGACCCAGATATACCATTTTTTACTGCCTCGGAAGATGAACCCGGAGGCATTGAACATTTCCTAGGAGAACCTGAATGTAAGGATGACTTGGTTAACAATCTTCTTGATTTGGATATGTTCCAAATCCAGAAATGCTTTGATGTTGAAGATATTTCAGGCACTTTTGATGGTGAGATAAGACTTGATAGTG ATACAATGCGTCCTAATCTCACCCAAGGAGAAGGGGAAAATCTAGAA tttcTTTATGAGATGTTTCAAGGAAGCAATAATGGGGATGTCCGAGGACAAAATACTCTCTCAACAAGTGAAGAATTTCTTTTGG ATGCCAAATATGCTGATGACACTTTCAAATTGGATCATGGTCCTTGCAAAGATTCTTATCTGGGAAATGTTGCATTGCAAACTCAGTCACCAGGAATCCATAAAAGAGACTCTGCTAGTGAGATATTAGATTTATCTTCTGTGGGTGATCCGGTGTTTAAATGTATGAACAACCACTCTTCTTTACATGACCATATTGCTGTTGAAGAAGTAAATGAGGCTTTCAAGAATATGTCTGAATATGAAACTTCTGTAATGGACAGTAAATGGCTGCAACAACATGAAATATTTGGTTTGAAGAATTATTTTGAGATGGAAAATGGTCTGAGCCTCATGAAATTTGATTTAACAACCATTGAACATGAAGGTAAAACCTCTTCCAATATAGATTATGCTGCAAGTACTACTGAACCTGTAATAAGAACTTTGAACAATGAAAATATATCAGGAAACCATCAGGTTAAAAGGAAGAGGCTTACAGGTTCTGAATTGTTGAAGACTATGAATTCTGACGTTAGAAAAGTTGAACTATTTTCCTTTGATGGAGAAGATAAAGCAGAACCACTTGTCACACAAAAGAGATCAAGAAAACCACCTAGGAGATATATTGAAGAATCACTGGATTATAGTTCAAAATCTTCTAATAGAAAATGTGGAATGGCTTATAGAAGGTCTAAGGATCAGTTTCTGCATGTTAAATCTCAAAAGCAAAAGTGGCAGAATGAATTTCAAGCAGTACAAGTGTTTCCGCAGGAAGATTCTTTTGATGGAAATTGTATTCAAGTTCCATTTGATCTTCCGATGGAAAGAGAGCACTCAAAGAAAAATGAATCATTTCTG GTTAAGGATGCTGAGGATTGCAAGGACAATAGACTTTTATGTCCAGTTGACAAACTTGATGTGGAGGCTTTGTCAGCAGAGTCACAAGAAGATGTATCTGAAGATGAGTGTATGGCAAGGAGCTATGCAAAAGGTGGCGGTCGGAGAAAGCGTCATATTTCATGGACTCCTTCTGAAGTGGTGAAGTTAGTTGAAGGTGTTTCTCAGTGTGGAGTTGGGAGATGGACTGAAATAAAAAGACTGCTTTTCTCATCATCATCGCATCGCACATCTGTAGATCTTAAg GACAAATGGCGAAATCTTTTGCGTGCTAGCTGCACCCAGTTGCAGATCAAGGAAAAG GTTGAGAATGGAAGAAAGCAAGCAACGAATCACATACCAGAATCAGTTCTGTGGCGGGTTAGGGAGTTGGCCATCATGCATCCATATCCAAGGGAAAGTAGGTCCAAGGTGTCCTGCACTGCCCCTGCTGTCTCATCCTTCACAGCCGCCACCGATAATACATTGGTTCCCCTGTCAACTGCCGTCTGA
- the LOC107404186 gene encoding uncharacterized protein LOC107404186 isoform X5: MLKSIILQEDIFDSFVFLYEMFQGSNNGDVRGQNTLSTSEEFLLDAKYADDTFKLDHGPCKDSYLGNVALQTQSPGIHKRDSASEILDLSSVGDPVFKCMNNHSSLHDHIAVEEVNEAFKNMSEYETSVMDSKWLQQHEIFGLKNYFEMENGLSLMKFDLTTIEHEGKTSSNIDYAASTTEPVIRTLNNENISGNHQVKRKRLTGSELLKTMNSDVRKVELFSFDGEDKAEPLVTQKRSRKPPRRYIEESLDYSSKSSNRKCGMAYRRSKDQFLHVKSQKQKWQNEFQAVQVFPQEDSFDGNCIQVPFDLPMEREHSKKNESFLVKDAEDCKDNRLLCPVDKLDVEALSAESQEDVSEDECMARSYAKGGGRRKRHISWTPSEVVKLVEGVSQCGVGRWTEIKRLLFSSSSHRTSVDLKDKWRNLLRASCTQLQIKEKVENGRKQATNHIPESVLWRVRELAIMHPYPRESRSKVSCTAPAVSSFTAATDNTLVPLSTAV, encoded by the exons ATGCTAAAATCAATCATTCTACAAGAAGACATTTTTGATTCCTTCGTT tttcTTTATGAGATGTTTCAAGGAAGCAATAATGGGGATGTCCGAGGACAAAATACTCTCTCAACAAGTGAAGAATTTCTTTTGG ATGCCAAATATGCTGATGACACTTTCAAATTGGATCATGGTCCTTGCAAAGATTCTTATCTGGGAAATGTTGCATTGCAAACTCAGTCACCAGGAATCCATAAAAGAGACTCTGCTAGTGAGATATTAGATTTATCTTCTGTGGGTGATCCGGTGTTTAAATGTATGAACAACCACTCTTCTTTACATGACCATATTGCTGTTGAAGAAGTAAATGAGGCTTTCAAGAATATGTCTGAATATGAAACTTCTGTAATGGACAGTAAATGGCTGCAACAACATGAAATATTTGGTTTGAAGAATTATTTTGAGATGGAAAATGGTCTGAGCCTCATGAAATTTGATTTAACAACCATTGAACATGAAGGTAAAACCTCTTCCAATATAGATTATGCTGCAAGTACTACTGAACCTGTAATAAGAACTTTGAACAATGAAAATATATCAGGAAACCATCAGGTTAAAAGGAAGAGGCTTACAGGTTCTGAATTGTTGAAGACTATGAATTCTGACGTTAGAAAAGTTGAACTATTTTCCTTTGATGGAGAAGATAAAGCAGAACCACTTGTCACACAAAAGAGATCAAGAAAACCACCTAGGAGATATATTGAAGAATCACTGGATTATAGTTCAAAATCTTCTAATAGAAAATGTGGAATGGCTTATAGAAGGTCTAAGGATCAGTTTCTGCATGTTAAATCTCAAAAGCAAAAGTGGCAGAATGAATTTCAAGCAGTACAAGTGTTTCCGCAGGAAGATTCTTTTGATGGAAATTGTATTCAAGTTCCATTTGATCTTCCGATGGAAAGAGAGCACTCAAAGAAAAATGAATCATTTCTG GTTAAGGATGCTGAGGATTGCAAGGACAATAGACTTTTATGTCCAGTTGACAAACTTGATGTGGAGGCTTTGTCAGCAGAGTCACAAGAAGATGTATCTGAAGATGAGTGTATGGCAAGGAGCTATGCAAAAGGTGGCGGTCGGAGAAAGCGTCATATTTCATGGACTCCTTCTGAAGTGGTGAAGTTAGTTGAAGGTGTTTCTCAGTGTGGAGTTGGGAGATGGACTGAAATAAAAAGACTGCTTTTCTCATCATCATCGCATCGCACATCTGTAGATCTTAAg GACAAATGGCGAAATCTTTTGCGTGCTAGCTGCACCCAGTTGCAGATCAAGGAAAAG GTTGAGAATGGAAGAAAGCAAGCAACGAATCACATACCAGAATCAGTTCTGTGGCGGGTTAGGGAGTTGGCCATCATGCATCCATATCCAAGGGAAAGTAGGTCCAAGGTGTCCTGCACTGCCCCTGCTGTCTCATCCTTCACAGCCGCCACCGATAATACATTGGTTCCCCTGTCAACTGCCGTCTGA